DNA sequence from the Nitrospirota bacterium genome:
TTCTCTTGCACTCTTCAGGATGATTCCAGAGCCATCTGACCTTTTCAGCAAGTTCACTCGTACTCATTGGAGTGAATAAAAGCCCGGTAACCTCATCTTTCACAATGTCAGCCATCGCTCCGAGATTAGATGCTATCACCGGCTTGCAGTGCGAAAATGCCTCAATATTTGCAAGACCGAATGTTTCGTGGACAATAGAAGGCATGACAAGAAATTTTGCATCATTGATAATCTTCCTGCATTCGAGATATGGTTTATAGCCAATGAAATCTATACTTTTTACATTTAGTTCATCAACGAGGGATTTGAAAGTCCTCGCATCAGGCCCATCTCCCACAATTTTTAGCGGGATATCTGGCAGGTCTTTCCATGCACTGATGAGAGTCCGCAGCCCTTTCTCTTCACCGAGCCTTCCAATGAAAACCGCATACTCACCATCGCGATATGTTTCCTGTTCGAACGTATCATCAACAAAATTGGGCTTTAAGAAGAGTTTTTGATCACCAAAGCCTGCATCGAGATAGATTTTCCTCTGTGATTCAGTCAGGCAGATATATCCGTCAATTTTTTTTTTGAAGGTTTGTAAATACCAATGCAGTTTGAGCATAAATGCTATGGGAATCGATTGAAGTTTTGATCCCTTAAAGCACCCGTATGTGATACTTTGAAAATATCCTCCGTCTTTGCATTCATTACAAGTAGTTCCATTCCTCATCATAAACGCCATGGGGCATAAATATCTGAAGTCATGAAGTGTCTGCACTACCGGGACCCCGGCCGTATCCGCCGCGTAGAAAACCGATGGAGAGATGAAAGGGAAGAAATTATGCAAATGAACGATATCGGGTTTTTCATCATCAAGAACCCTTTTTATTTTTTTGTAGTAATTGAACGACCAGGGCACCTGGAGGATGATGGAAAGCTTTTTAAGGGCGCCCGCTCTGTCGAACTCATCATTCGAAGGGTTTATTTTGATAACTTCGTGCCCGTGCTGCTCCAGCAGTCTTGATTCTTTGCTGAATACAATATCGTCGCCGCTCGAAGAGCCGGAACGGTGGGAGTTATGGATGAGAAGAAGCTTCATTCAGAATAAAAGGATTCTGCTACCAGGGGACAGTGTCGGTTATCGGTCTTAATCTTTTTCGAGTTCTTCCTTAACTGCTCTGGAATGTACATTAAGATGTGTAACCGAAGCAATTAATTCTCCCAGGACTTCTTCGAGCTGTTCATCCGAGAGAGTCTCAAGTTCAAGCTGGTTTATCAATTTAACGGTTGACAGGCATTCGTCCTTCAATTCATTCAGCAAAGTTGATAAAGTTGCGCTTATCTTGCTGCTGACTACCGGCATTCTTTCACCTCCCCCGCTTTAACCTTCTCCGGGCCTTTTCTATTTCCTCTGTATAAATCATAATTTCTCTTTCCCAGTACCTTATCAAGCCTGTGTCAGGAACTGCCCTGGATTTTTCTTTAGCTATCTTTTCTGTATGTTCCACAACAAGCTTTTCAAAACTTCGAATCGATTTTAAAATACGTTTCTTGTTCAAACTCCAATCCTTTTAAAGATATTATACTGTTTCTGAAGAAAAAGGTTACCCATCACCTCTTACCCACCTATAACCTCTCACCCATCACCTCTTCATAAATTTTCTTTATAAATTCACCCTTTTTCTCCCAAGTATAATGCTCCCCGACTCTTTTTCTTCCAGCCTCGCCCATCTTTCTCCTCAGATCAGAGTCACTCGCCAATTTGATGATTGCGTCTGAGAGATCATGAATCGTCTGTTCAGGATTGACAGGCTTAATCTTTATGCCGCACTCTTCGGTTACGATTTCAGAAGCACCTGGCACATCAAGGCAAATAACGGGGAGTCCGATTGACAAGGCATCAAACAAAACAGTCACACCACCTTCTTTTAGGCTTGGGTTCACAAAAATTGCACTTTTTCCCATATATTCAAGATATTCTGCAGCACTAACCTGACCTGCAAAATGTACGTTTTGTGATATGTTTTCCTCTTCACATATTTGCTGAAGTCTTTTCCTGTCCCCACCATCGCCGAGAATCAATAGTTTTGCACCTTCATATTTTTGTACAATTGCCGAGAATGCTTTCAGAAGCAGGTCGAATCCCCGCCATGTCTCCAGGCTGCCAACCGCAATAATCTGCATATTATTTTTTCTATCAGCATCAATATTCCGTGAACTGACTGCAACATCTGTTGTAACTAAGACTCTTTTTGAATATTGAAAGGGAATCCTACTTGCTGTATCGCCTGTCTTGGCTAAGATGCGATTTGCTTTTTTACACGTATGAAGAAATAACAAATTTGCTTTTAAAGAAAGCACCATGACATCTCTTAATGTTTCTCTTATTTTGGATTTACAATCAAACGACTGCCTGAACGCGGCCGGGATATGCTCGCCACCACCTAACGGCCCCCAGATAAATGGGATTACAAGAAAAGGCATTAAGGTTGGAAGCCAGATATTACCGAATGTGAGGTGGTGGACAATGGCAAACCGGTTCTGCCTATGACTTTTCCGCGCTAGCCTATATGCACCAAGTTGCCAGAGGGCATAATAGAGATGAACGCCCCTTTTCCCTCTTTTCCAAAAAGTGAGCCATTTAGGAACATCGTAATAAATAAAATGCAGATTCGGATCAGGGTTTTTCCGCAGTTCCTCCTCTATTACATTCCGATTGTTCGCTCTCGTTATCACCCATGTATCGGCAAACCTCGCAATCTGCTTCGCCCAGTTCCACCCCACACCGGGCTCGGAGCCCTTGTTGGGTTCGCAGGCGTAAGCGCTGATTAAAACCTTCGGTTTTCGCTCTTGGCTCATAGTAATTAGCTCTTGGCTCATCGTTTATGGCTCATCGTTTATCGCCGCTATGATCTATCAGCGATGAACTATGAGCTTTTTTTATGGAATTAATAAGACTTGAAAGCATTTTTCCGATGCGATCCCCAAGGTCTTTAATCTCATTGAGTTGTGCATCGCTAATCCACTCCCTATGAAGAAAAATGACAAGCAAAGTAATAGTTTCATATAATGATCCTCTGGCAATATAAAGAAACTGAATAAATTCTTTTTTAGAGTATCTGCCCTTGCCTTCTGCAATATTTAGAGCGACGGACGTAGATGCTGCTTCCAACTGCTCGATAAGCCTGTAATGTTTCCTTTCTGTCTTCATATCTTCGGTAAGATTTATTACCGTATTTGCAAACTCAACAGCCTTTTTCCATACTTCCAAATCCTCAAAAGCAAATTTAACTTTTTTCATACGATTCTTTCTCTATTATTTGGAATTTCTCCATGAGCTATGAACTATGAGCGCTCTCCTAATCACCCATCACCCATCACCTCTTATTAACTCCATCATCCCGGCCCAGGTATCGAGCATGTGTTTGATATTACCTTCTATCCTGCCTTTTTCCCGCTCGATATAAAGAAGACTTATATCAAGGAGATAGCAAAGAAGCAGGGGCATTGATAATTCGTCCCTAATCCCTACTAAACTACTATACTTACTCAACATTTTTTCATTCTTCATGACTCTTTTTAACAAGCCGGCCGGCTTAAGATGTCTGACCAGAATTCCGTCCTGGACAATAAAGTGAAAGATATCAAGCATCGGTGGATATTCTCTTTCCGCGTATTCCCAGTCGAAGACGTACAATCTGCCGTCGTGAAAGAATGTATTCCAGGGAGTAAAATCCCTGTGGCATAAGCCGAATGGAACCAATTCATTCCCGATTTTTTCTTCAATAAAATCTCTAATTTTCCCCAATTCTCTCAATCTCTCATCTTCTGAATTTCTCAACTTCTCAACCTCTAAATCTCTTACCCTCTCTTTCAGCCTCTTCGCAAACTTACTCTCCCTATATTTAATTACCATCGAGGTCTTCAGAAAAATCTCGGCGAGGAAGTCGATATGAGCATCCGAGAGATTACTGTCATATTTTGAATGAGCGCTCTTCAATGTGTCGAGAACAAGAATATCTACCCCTTTCACGGGGCCGTGATAGAGGACTTCTGGAAATAACCCGTTATTAAGACTCAGGTTACGCATATCTTCTAATATGCCGGCCTCGTTCTTCAGGAGTTCGTCAACATCTTTATTGCCGGACACTTTGATATAGCCCAGGATATCGCCGCCTGAATTCATCACCTGAATTGTTATCTTTTTGTGGCATCCTTCAGTCCCCAAAAAAATAGCGTAGTAAAGGTCATCTCGCCCGAATATCTTTTTTATCGCATCGTCATTCTTTCGGAAATAAACGGCGGGCTTTTTGCCGATATTTGTGAATCCTCCTCTGGCTGTCAGGATAGCAAGTTGCTTAAGGATTTTAGCTCTCAGCAAACTCGGTTGATAGAGGGCAAGTGATGAGATAAATAGTTTCTTATCGAAAACAGGGACTATCCAGCGCGGGTTCTTCACAGAAGGGAGAATTGAATATTTTTCATTCTTCGAATCGTGCGGAATGCCACCGGGAAGAAATTCTCCGAGAAAACCAACCAAGCTTGTAATGCTCTTAATCTGCACGCCGAAGAAGTCTCTTTGTCTGCAAGCTCTTTTCTTTCAGAATCAGATATGAGATATCTTTCACTACGTCTTCAACCGGCCTGTTCGTGGATACACGCCGGGCATTGGGGATTGCCGGCAGAACTTTCCGGAACTCGTGCACCTGTCTTTCGAGCTCGGGCAATGACAATTCCTGCTTCCTTTCATGCAACACTTCCGGCTCTGCATCGAGATATATAGTCAGATCGGGTGACGGTATGAACGGAAGGATTAGTTTTACCAGAAATCCTGG
Encoded proteins:
- a CDS encoding glycosyltransferase — encoded protein: MSQELITMSQERKPKVLISAYACEPNKGSEPGVGWNWAKQIARFADTWVITRANNRNVIEEELRKNPDPNLHFIYYDVPKWLTFWKRGKRGVHLYYALWQLGAYRLARKSHRQNRFAIVHHLTFGNIWLPTLMPFLVIPFIWGPLGGGEHIPAAFRQSFDCKSKIRETLRDVMVLSLKANLLFLHTCKKANRILAKTGDTASRIPFQYSKRVLVTTDVAVSSRNIDADRKNNMQIIAVGSLETWRGFDLLLKAFSAIVQKYEGAKLLILGDGGDRKRLQQICEEENISQNVHFAGQVSAAEYLEYMGKSAIFVNPSLKEGGVTVLFDALSIGLPVICLDVPGASEIVTEECGIKIKPVNPEQTIHDLSDAIIKLASDSDLRRKMGEAGRKRVGEHYTWEKKGEFIKKIYEEVMGERL
- a CDS encoding phosphotransferase, coding for MQIKSITSLVGFLGEFLPGGIPHDSKNEKYSILPSVKNPRWIVPVFDKKLFISSLALYQPSLLRAKILKQLAILTARGGFTNIGKKPAVYFRKNDDAIKKIFGRDDLYYAIFLGTEGCHKKITIQVMNSGGDILGYIKVSGNKDVDELLKNEAGILEDMRNLSLNNGLFPEVLYHGPVKGVDILVLDTLKSAHSKYDSNLSDAHIDFLAEIFLKTSMVIKYRESKFAKRLKERVRDLEVEKLRNSEDERLRELGKIRDFIEEKIGNELVPFGLCHRDFTPWNTFFHDGRLYVFDWEYAEREYPPMLDIFHFIVQDGILVRHLKPAGLLKRVMKNEKMLSKYSSLVGIRDELSMPLLLCYLLDISLLYIEREKGRIEGNIKHMLDTWAGMMELIRGDG
- a CDS encoding glycosyltransferase family 4 protein gives rise to the protein MKLLLIHNSHRSGSSSGDDIVFSKESRLLEQHGHEVIKINPSNDEFDRAGALKKLSIILQVPWSFNYYKKIKRVLDDEKPDIVHLHNFFPFISPSVFYAADTAGVPVVQTLHDFRYLCPMAFMMRNGTTCNECKDGGYFQSITYGCFKGSKLQSIPIAFMLKLHWYLQTFKKKIDGYICLTESQRKIYLDAGFGDQKLFLKPNFVDDTFEQETYRDGEYAVFIGRLGEEKGLRTLISAWKDLPDIPLKIVGDGPDARTFKSLVDELNVKSIDFIGYKPYLECRKIINDAKFLVMPSIVHETFGLANIEAFSHCKPVIASNLGAMADIVKDEVTGLLFTPMSTSELAEKVRWLWNHPEECKR
- a CDS encoding four helix bundle protein — translated: MKKVKFAFEDLEVWKKAVEFANTVINLTEDMKTERKHYRLIEQLEAASTSVALNIAEGKGRYSKKEFIQFLYIARGSLYETITLLVIFLHREWISDAQLNEIKDLGDRIGKMLSSLINSIKKAHSSSLIDHSGDKR